Proteins from one Rosa chinensis cultivar Old Blush chromosome 7, RchiOBHm-V2, whole genome shotgun sequence genomic window:
- the LOC112179132 gene encoding disease resistance protein RUN1-like isoform X3, which yields MQASSSSSSPPVPSPLGPPSPWKPIKYRTSYDVFLSFRGEDTRRTFTDHLYAALDHAGVVTFRDAEGLRWGENIAEKLMQIIEGCRISLIVFSEKYADSRWCLEELVQIMECRRIRRQLVFPIFYHVDPSHVRNQTGSFAHAFQKYEENMLSEKQKEGTDKIARWKAALRGAANLVGFDIADRHEAEFINSIVDEICKQLTNTYLNLAVYPVAIHSRVDDICKCLGVGLDDDVRMVGIWGMGGIGKTTVAKAIYNKFYLDFDSRCFLADVRETAKDSNGKIVLQERLLSDVLKPIKIVVGDVSRGVNVIKERLGSKKVLVIFDDVDHEDQLHALDISRDSFGPGSRLIITTRDRHLLELLKVDTIHLAQEMNEEEALELFSWHAFQNISPNEEYVEFSRRVVAYCGGLPLALEVLGSFLFGRSIGDWNSTLKKLEKIPDGRIQSRLRISFDAIDESQRNIFLHICCFFIGMDKNYVIQILNSYGFPAEIEISVLLQRCLVTVSEKNKLMMHDLLRDMGREVVREESPKRPERRSRLWHQEDVTVVLTDESGTEETEGLTLNLQRSDSVSFSTEAFRNMKRLKLLQLNHVKLTGDCDKFPKKLSWLCLRGFSAQVIQNEFLNEPYLVSLDLRYSNLVRVWEYSRVYGLGNWRYLISVIHIT from the exons ATGCAGGCATCGTCATCATCCTCATCGCCGCCGGTGCCATCGCCATTGGGGCCACCATCCCCATGGAAACCCATAAAATACCGGACGTCCTACGACGTGTTCTTGAGCTTCAGAGGTGAAGACACACGAAGGACCTTCACGGACCACCTCTACGCGGCACTAGATCATGCCGGAGTCGTGACGTTTAGGGATGCCGAGGGACTAAGATGGGGAGAAAACATAGCGGAGAAATTAATGCAGATAATCGAAGGGTGTAGGATCTCTCTCATAGTCTTCTCAGAAAAGTACGCGGATTCGAGATGGTGTCTGGAGGAGCTGGTGCAGATCATGGAGTGTAGAAGAATACGAAGGCAACTGGTTTTCCCCATATTCTATCATGTTGATCCTTCACATGTCAGAAACCAGACCGGTAGCTTTGCTCATGCGTTTCAGAAATATGAAG AAAACATGCtctcagaaaaacaaaaagaaggtaCAGATAAGATAGCCAGGTGGAAAGCTGCTCTCAGAGGAGCGGCGAATTTGGTTGGCTTCGATATTGCTGATAG ACATGAAGCAGAGTTTATCAATAGCATTGTTGACGAGATATGCAAACAGCTGACCAACACATACTTGAATTTAGCTGTCTACCCAGTTGCAATACATTCTCGTGTTGATGATATTTGCAAGTGTTTAGGTGTTGGATTAGATGATGATGTTCGCATGGTTGGAATTTGGGGTATGGGTGGAATCGGCAAAACAACAGTTGCCAAAGCCATCTATAACAAATTTTATCTTGACTTTGACAGTAGATGTTTCCTAGCAGATGTTAGGGAGACTGCAAAGGACTCAAATGGTAAGATTGTtctgcaagaaagacttctTTCTGATGTCTTAAAACCAATCAAGATAGTGGTAGGTGATGTTTCCAGAGGGGTCAATGTAATAAAAGAACGACTTGGAAGCAAAAAGGTACTCGTCATTTTTGATGATGTAGATCATGAGGACCAATTGCATGCATTGGATATAAGCCGTGATTCCTTTGGTCCGGGAAGTAGACTTATTATAACAACAAGAGATCGACATTTGCTAGAGCTACTGAAAGTGGATACAATACATCTAGCTCAAGaaatgaatgaagaagaagctcTTGAGCTCTTCAGTTGGCATGCCTTTCAAAATATTTCTCCTAATGAAGAGTATGTCGAATTCTCAAGAAGAGTGGTTGCTTACTGTGGAGGTTTACCACTGGCTCTTGAAGTGTTAGGGTCTTTCCTCTTTGGAAGGAGCATAGGAGATTGGAATAGCACACTGAAGAAATTGGAAAAAATTCCTGATGGCAGAATTCAGTCAAGGCTCAGAATAAGCTTTGATGCAATTGATGAGAGCCAGAGGAACATATTCCTCCATATATGTTGTTTCTTCATCGGAATGGACAAGAACTACGTCATACAAATCCTCAACAGCTATGGTTTTCCAGCAGAAATAGAAATCAGTGTCCTGCTCCAACGTTGCCTTGTAACTGTTAGTGAGAAAAACAAGCTCATGATGCATGATTTGCTTCGAGACATGGGCAGAGAAGTTGTTCGTGAAGAATCCCCAAAGCGCCCTGAAAGACGTAGCAGATTGTGGCATCAGGAAGACGTAACAGTTGTATTGACAGATGAATCT GGAACTGAAGAGACTGAAGGACTCACTCTAAATTTGCAAAGATCTGACAGCGTGAGTTTCAGTACAGAAGCATTTAGAAACATGAAGAGACTGAAATTGCTCCAACTCAACCATGTAAAACTCACTGGAGACTGCGACAAGTTTCCCAAAAAGCTAAGCTGGCTCTGCTTGCGAGGATTCTCTGCACAGGTCATACAAAATGAGTTTCTTAATGAACCATACCTGGTTTCTCTCGACCTGCGGTACAGCAATCTCGTACGAGTTTGGGAGTATTCCAGGGTATA CGGCTTGGGAAATTGGAGATACTTAATCTCAGTCATTCACATTACCTAA
- the LOC112179132 gene encoding disease resistance protein RUN1-like isoform X2 — protein sequence MQASSSSSSPPVPSPLGPPSPWKPIKYRTSYDVFLSFRGEDTRRTFTDHLYAALDHAGVVTFRDAEGLRWGENIAEKLMQIIEGCRISLIVFSEKYADSRWCLEELVQIMECRRIRRQLVFPIFYHVDPSHVRNQTGSFAHAFQKYEENMLSEKQKEGTDKIARWKAALRGAANLVGFDIADRHEAEFINSIVDEICKQLTNTYLNLAVYPVAIHSRVDDICKCLGVGLDDDVRMVGIWGMGGIGKTTVAKAIYNKFYLDFDSRCFLADVRETAKDSNGKIVLQERLLSDVLKPIKIVVGDVSRGVNVIKERLGSKKVLVIFDDVDHEDQLHALDISRDSFGPGSRLIITTRDRHLLELLKVDTIHLAQEMNEEEALELFSWHAFQNISPNEEYVEFSRRVVAYCGGLPLALEVLGSFLFGRSIGDWNSTLKKLEKIPDGRIQSRLRISFDAIDESQRNIFLHICCFFIGMDKNYVIQILNSYGFPAEIEISVLLQRCLVTVSEKNKLMMHDLLRDMGREVVREESPKRPERRSRLWHQEDVTVVLTDESGTEETEGLTLNLQRSDSVSFSTEAFRNMKRLKLLQLNHVKLTGDCDKFPKKLSWLCLRGFSAQRLGKLEILNLSHSHYLRQSPDFSQLPNLQYLILKDCVSLPKIDKSIGLVSQLALLNLKGCTMLKDLPEDFYKLLSVRTLVLSGCSRFENLSKDIENMISLKTLVISGTGISEVPSSVDNMRNLDFSSRQGLSGLKRCDETSRPRLRLWGVISFLRWCALLLRSVGAMCLDASLSIRKAARRVTHGA from the exons ATGCAGGCATCGTCATCATCCTCATCGCCGCCGGTGCCATCGCCATTGGGGCCACCATCCCCATGGAAACCCATAAAATACCGGACGTCCTACGACGTGTTCTTGAGCTTCAGAGGTGAAGACACACGAAGGACCTTCACGGACCACCTCTACGCGGCACTAGATCATGCCGGAGTCGTGACGTTTAGGGATGCCGAGGGACTAAGATGGGGAGAAAACATAGCGGAGAAATTAATGCAGATAATCGAAGGGTGTAGGATCTCTCTCATAGTCTTCTCAGAAAAGTACGCGGATTCGAGATGGTGTCTGGAGGAGCTGGTGCAGATCATGGAGTGTAGAAGAATACGAAGGCAACTGGTTTTCCCCATATTCTATCATGTTGATCCTTCACATGTCAGAAACCAGACCGGTAGCTTTGCTCATGCGTTTCAGAAATATGAAG AAAACATGCtctcagaaaaacaaaaagaaggtaCAGATAAGATAGCCAGGTGGAAAGCTGCTCTCAGAGGAGCGGCGAATTTGGTTGGCTTCGATATTGCTGATAG ACATGAAGCAGAGTTTATCAATAGCATTGTTGACGAGATATGCAAACAGCTGACCAACACATACTTGAATTTAGCTGTCTACCCAGTTGCAATACATTCTCGTGTTGATGATATTTGCAAGTGTTTAGGTGTTGGATTAGATGATGATGTTCGCATGGTTGGAATTTGGGGTATGGGTGGAATCGGCAAAACAACAGTTGCCAAAGCCATCTATAACAAATTTTATCTTGACTTTGACAGTAGATGTTTCCTAGCAGATGTTAGGGAGACTGCAAAGGACTCAAATGGTAAGATTGTtctgcaagaaagacttctTTCTGATGTCTTAAAACCAATCAAGATAGTGGTAGGTGATGTTTCCAGAGGGGTCAATGTAATAAAAGAACGACTTGGAAGCAAAAAGGTACTCGTCATTTTTGATGATGTAGATCATGAGGACCAATTGCATGCATTGGATATAAGCCGTGATTCCTTTGGTCCGGGAAGTAGACTTATTATAACAACAAGAGATCGACATTTGCTAGAGCTACTGAAAGTGGATACAATACATCTAGCTCAAGaaatgaatgaagaagaagctcTTGAGCTCTTCAGTTGGCATGCCTTTCAAAATATTTCTCCTAATGAAGAGTATGTCGAATTCTCAAGAAGAGTGGTTGCTTACTGTGGAGGTTTACCACTGGCTCTTGAAGTGTTAGGGTCTTTCCTCTTTGGAAGGAGCATAGGAGATTGGAATAGCACACTGAAGAAATTGGAAAAAATTCCTGATGGCAGAATTCAGTCAAGGCTCAGAATAAGCTTTGATGCAATTGATGAGAGCCAGAGGAACATATTCCTCCATATATGTTGTTTCTTCATCGGAATGGACAAGAACTACGTCATACAAATCCTCAACAGCTATGGTTTTCCAGCAGAAATAGAAATCAGTGTCCTGCTCCAACGTTGCCTTGTAACTGTTAGTGAGAAAAACAAGCTCATGATGCATGATTTGCTTCGAGACATGGGCAGAGAAGTTGTTCGTGAAGAATCCCCAAAGCGCCCTGAAAGACGTAGCAGATTGTGGCATCAGGAAGACGTAACAGTTGTATTGACAGATGAATCT GGAACTGAAGAGACTGAAGGACTCACTCTAAATTTGCAAAGATCTGACAGCGTGAGTTTCAGTACAGAAGCATTTAGAAACATGAAGAGACTGAAATTGCTCCAACTCAACCATGTAAAACTCACTGGAGACTGCGACAAGTTTCCCAAAAAGCTAAGCTGGCTCTGCTTGCGAGGATTCTCTGCACAG CGGCTTGGGAAATTGGAGATACTTAATCTCAGTCATTCACATTACCTAAGACAATCACCAGACTTTTCACAACTCCCAAATctacagtatttaatccttaaagACTGTGTGAGTTTGCCAAAGATTGACAAGTCCATTGGACTGGTTTCTCAACTTGCCTTGCTAAATCTTAAAGGCTGCACAATGCTCAAGGACCTTCCGGAGGATTTTTACAAGTTGCTCTCTGTTAGGACTCTTGTTCTTTCTGGCTGTTCGAGATTTGAGAATTTGAGCAAGGATATAGAAAATATGATTTCTTTGAAAACTCTTGTTATAAGTGGCACAGGCATCAGTGAAGTACCATCCTCTGTAGATAACATGAGGAACTTGGACTTTTCATCTCGACAAGGCCTGAGTGGACTAAAACGATGTGATGAGACATCAAGACCTAGGCTGCGTTTATGGGGGGTTATAAGCTTCTTAAGATGGTGCGCGCTGCTGTTGAGATCTGTAGGAGCCATGTGTTTGGACGCAAGTTTATCAATTCGTAAAGCCGCAAGAAGAGTAACTCACGGGGCTTAG
- the LOC112179132 gene encoding disease resistance protein RUN1-like isoform X1: MQASSSSSSPPVPSPLGPPSPWKPIKYRTSYDVFLSFRGEDTRRTFTDHLYAALDHAGVVTFRDAEGLRWGENIAEKLMQIIEGCRISLIVFSEKYADSRWCLEELVQIMECRRIRRQLVFPIFYHVDPSHVRNQTGSFAHAFQKYEENMLSEKQKEGTDKIARWKAALRGAANLVGFDIADRHEAEFINSIVDEICKQLTNTYLNLAVYPVAIHSRVDDICKCLGVGLDDDVRMVGIWGMGGIGKTTVAKAIYNKFYLDFDSRCFLADVRETAKDSNGKIVLQERLLSDVLKPIKIVVGDVSRGVNVIKERLGSKKVLVIFDDVDHEDQLHALDISRDSFGPGSRLIITTRDRHLLELLKVDTIHLAQEMNEEEALELFSWHAFQNISPNEEYVEFSRRVVAYCGGLPLALEVLGSFLFGRSIGDWNSTLKKLEKIPDGRIQSRLRISFDAIDESQRNIFLHICCFFIGMDKNYVIQILNSYGFPAEIEISVLLQRCLVTVSEKNKLMMHDLLRDMGREVVREESPKRPERRSRLWHQEDVTVVLTDESGTEETEGLTLNLQRSDSVSFSTEAFRNMKRLKLLQLNHVKLTGDCDKFPKKLSWLCLRGFSAQVIQNEFLNEPYLVSLDLRYSNLVRVWEYSRRLGKLEILNLSHSHYLRQSPDFSQLPNLQYLILKDCVSLPKIDKSIGLVSQLALLNLKGCTMLKDLPEDFYKLLSVRTLVLSGCSRFENLSKDIENMISLKTLVISGTGISEVPSSVDNMRNLDFSSRQGLSGLKRCDETSRPRLRLWGVISFLRWCALLLRSVGAMCLDASLSIRKAARRVTHGA, encoded by the exons ATGCAGGCATCGTCATCATCCTCATCGCCGCCGGTGCCATCGCCATTGGGGCCACCATCCCCATGGAAACCCATAAAATACCGGACGTCCTACGACGTGTTCTTGAGCTTCAGAGGTGAAGACACACGAAGGACCTTCACGGACCACCTCTACGCGGCACTAGATCATGCCGGAGTCGTGACGTTTAGGGATGCCGAGGGACTAAGATGGGGAGAAAACATAGCGGAGAAATTAATGCAGATAATCGAAGGGTGTAGGATCTCTCTCATAGTCTTCTCAGAAAAGTACGCGGATTCGAGATGGTGTCTGGAGGAGCTGGTGCAGATCATGGAGTGTAGAAGAATACGAAGGCAACTGGTTTTCCCCATATTCTATCATGTTGATCCTTCACATGTCAGAAACCAGACCGGTAGCTTTGCTCATGCGTTTCAGAAATATGAAG AAAACATGCtctcagaaaaacaaaaagaaggtaCAGATAAGATAGCCAGGTGGAAAGCTGCTCTCAGAGGAGCGGCGAATTTGGTTGGCTTCGATATTGCTGATAG ACATGAAGCAGAGTTTATCAATAGCATTGTTGACGAGATATGCAAACAGCTGACCAACACATACTTGAATTTAGCTGTCTACCCAGTTGCAATACATTCTCGTGTTGATGATATTTGCAAGTGTTTAGGTGTTGGATTAGATGATGATGTTCGCATGGTTGGAATTTGGGGTATGGGTGGAATCGGCAAAACAACAGTTGCCAAAGCCATCTATAACAAATTTTATCTTGACTTTGACAGTAGATGTTTCCTAGCAGATGTTAGGGAGACTGCAAAGGACTCAAATGGTAAGATTGTtctgcaagaaagacttctTTCTGATGTCTTAAAACCAATCAAGATAGTGGTAGGTGATGTTTCCAGAGGGGTCAATGTAATAAAAGAACGACTTGGAAGCAAAAAGGTACTCGTCATTTTTGATGATGTAGATCATGAGGACCAATTGCATGCATTGGATATAAGCCGTGATTCCTTTGGTCCGGGAAGTAGACTTATTATAACAACAAGAGATCGACATTTGCTAGAGCTACTGAAAGTGGATACAATACATCTAGCTCAAGaaatgaatgaagaagaagctcTTGAGCTCTTCAGTTGGCATGCCTTTCAAAATATTTCTCCTAATGAAGAGTATGTCGAATTCTCAAGAAGAGTGGTTGCTTACTGTGGAGGTTTACCACTGGCTCTTGAAGTGTTAGGGTCTTTCCTCTTTGGAAGGAGCATAGGAGATTGGAATAGCACACTGAAGAAATTGGAAAAAATTCCTGATGGCAGAATTCAGTCAAGGCTCAGAATAAGCTTTGATGCAATTGATGAGAGCCAGAGGAACATATTCCTCCATATATGTTGTTTCTTCATCGGAATGGACAAGAACTACGTCATACAAATCCTCAACAGCTATGGTTTTCCAGCAGAAATAGAAATCAGTGTCCTGCTCCAACGTTGCCTTGTAACTGTTAGTGAGAAAAACAAGCTCATGATGCATGATTTGCTTCGAGACATGGGCAGAGAAGTTGTTCGTGAAGAATCCCCAAAGCGCCCTGAAAGACGTAGCAGATTGTGGCATCAGGAAGACGTAACAGTTGTATTGACAGATGAATCT GGAACTGAAGAGACTGAAGGACTCACTCTAAATTTGCAAAGATCTGACAGCGTGAGTTTCAGTACAGAAGCATTTAGAAACATGAAGAGACTGAAATTGCTCCAACTCAACCATGTAAAACTCACTGGAGACTGCGACAAGTTTCCCAAAAAGCTAAGCTGGCTCTGCTTGCGAGGATTCTCTGCACAGGTCATACAAAATGAGTTTCTTAATGAACCATACCTGGTTTCTCTCGACCTGCGGTACAGCAATCTCGTACGAGTTTGGGAGTATTCCAGG CGGCTTGGGAAATTGGAGATACTTAATCTCAGTCATTCACATTACCTAAGACAATCACCAGACTTTTCACAACTCCCAAATctacagtatttaatccttaaagACTGTGTGAGTTTGCCAAAGATTGACAAGTCCATTGGACTGGTTTCTCAACTTGCCTTGCTAAATCTTAAAGGCTGCACAATGCTCAAGGACCTTCCGGAGGATTTTTACAAGTTGCTCTCTGTTAGGACTCTTGTTCTTTCTGGCTGTTCGAGATTTGAGAATTTGAGCAAGGATATAGAAAATATGATTTCTTTGAAAACTCTTGTTATAAGTGGCACAGGCATCAGTGAAGTACCATCCTCTGTAGATAACATGAGGAACTTGGACTTTTCATCTCGACAAGGCCTGAGTGGACTAAAACGATGTGATGAGACATCAAGACCTAGGCTGCGTTTATGGGGGGTTATAAGCTTCTTAAGATGGTGCGCGCTGCTGTTGAGATCTGTAGGAGCCATGTGTTTGGACGCAAGTTTATCAATTCGTAAAGCCGCAAGAAGAGTAACTCACGGGGCTTAG